The Pricia mediterranea genome includes a window with the following:
- the nirK gene encoding copper-containing nitrite reductase, translating to MKVNQPQSAVLLLVTAFVLLFSSCNNDENKEIASADIPATVEMKAILTSPPHVPPPTGKRKAKKLIVDMEILEQEGEMTNGVKYMYWTFGGTVPGSFIRTKIGDEVEFHLKNHPDNKLPHNIDLHAVTGPGGGAESSFVAPGREKVFSFKTLNPGLYVYHCATAPVGMHIANGMYGLILVEPEEGLPDVDKEYYVMQGDFYTKGNYGDRGLQPFDMQKAVDEDADYVVFNGKVGAMTGDNAITANVGETVRLYVGNGGPNLVSSFHVIGEIFDKVRVEGGDMVNENIQTTLIPAGGAAIVEFKVDVPGSLILVDHSIFRAFNKGALAMLNVSGEENKTIYSGEIEEGIYLPEGGGIQQMPLRDGMEGGEIPAKSMAEKMEFGKQTYMQTCFACHQAEGQGIPNAFPPLAESDYLNADVNRSIDIVLHGLTGEITVNGEKYNSIMTAQTLSDEEVANVLTYVYNSWGNSKKEVTPAMVKSVRAK from the coding sequence ATGAAAGTCAATCAACCACAATCAGCAGTATTATTGCTCGTCACAGCATTCGTGCTGTTGTTTTCATCCTGTAATAACGACGAAAACAAGGAAATCGCTAGTGCCGACATACCGGCCACAGTAGAAATGAAGGCTATTTTGACCTCCCCGCCCCATGTGCCCCCTCCAACCGGAAAAAGAAAGGCTAAAAAACTGATTGTCGATATGGAAATCCTCGAGCAGGAAGGCGAAATGACCAATGGGGTAAAATACATGTACTGGACGTTCGGTGGTACGGTGCCCGGTAGTTTTATCCGAACCAAAATCGGAGATGAGGTGGAATTCCACCTTAAAAATCATCCGGATAATAAATTGCCCCACAACATTGACCTTCATGCAGTTACAGGCCCCGGTGGGGGAGCGGAATCTTCTTTCGTGGCACCCGGGCGTGAAAAGGTGTTTTCCTTTAAAACATTGAATCCAGGACTTTATGTCTACCACTGTGCTACCGCACCGGTGGGTATGCATATTGCTAACGGCATGTACGGATTGATTTTGGTAGAACCCGAAGAGGGGTTGCCCGATGTCGATAAGGAATATTACGTGATGCAAGGCGATTTTTATACCAAGGGCAATTACGGAGATCGTGGCCTACAGCCTTTCGATATGCAAAAGGCAGTAGATGAAGATGCCGATTACGTAGTTTTCAATGGGAAGGTAGGGGCCATGACCGGCGACAATGCCATTACGGCAAACGTAGGCGAAACCGTTCGTTTGTATGTAGGCAACGGCGGCCCGAACCTGGTATCATCTTTTCATGTGATAGGCGAAATTTTTGATAAGGTACGGGTCGAAGGCGGTGATATGGTCAATGAAAATATACAGACTACCCTAATTCCCGCCGGGGGTGCGGCCATCGTGGAGTTCAAGGTCGATGTACCCGGAAGCTTAATATTAGTGGACCACTCCATCTTTAGGGCCTTCAACAAAGGTGCCCTGGCCATGCTAAATGTAAGTGGTGAAGAAAATAAGACGATCTATTCCGGCGAAATAGAAGAAGGTATCTATTTGCCCGAAGGCGGTGGCATACAACAAATGCCGCTCCGCGATGGCATGGAAGGAGGCGAAATTCCTGCAAAATCTATGGCCGAAAAAATGGAATTCGGAAAGCAGACCTATATGCAGACCTGTTTCGCTTGCCATCAGGCAGAAGGACAGGGCATACCGAACGCCTTTCCCCCATTGGCAGAATCGGATTATCTGAACGCAGACGTAAACCGCTCGATCGATATCGTCTTGCATGGCTTAACAGGTGAAATAACGGTCAACGGAGAAAAATACAACAGTATAATGACCGCTCAGACGCTATCCGACGAAGAGGTCGCCAATGTGCTTACCTATGTGTACAACAGCTGGGGAAATTCTAAAAAAGAAGTAACCCCGGCAATGGTAAAATCCGTTCGCGCTAAGTAA
- a CDS encoding DUF488 domain-containing protein yields MKIKTKRIYDDPAKNDGHRILVDRVWPRGVSKEDAELDDWPKEIAPSDELRKWFDHDPDKFEEFAKKYRKELKDHKEELDKIRKKAKDKTVTLLYGAKDTENNQAVVLQELLNN; encoded by the coding sequence ATGAAAATCAAAACGAAACGCATCTATGACGATCCGGCCAAGAACGACGGACACCGAATATTGGTAGATCGGGTATGGCCTAGGGGCGTATCAAAAGAGGATGCCGAGCTGGACGATTGGCCAAAAGAGATTGCCCCGTCCGATGAATTGAGAAAATGGTTCGATCACGATCCGGACAAGTTCGAGGAATTCGCCAAAAAATATCGAAAAGAACTCAAGGACCACAAAGAAGAGCTCGATAAAATCCGTAAGAAAGCCAAGGACAAAACGGTCACCTTACTCTACGGGGCCAAGGATACGGAAAACAATCAGGCGGTTGTACTGCAAGAGCTGTTGAACAACTAA
- a CDS encoding nitrous oxide reductase family maturation protein NosD, translating into MRFWQGIFLLLYLAIGGSLQAQTITICSSCEVKSIKKGIEIATEGDTLLIQKGIYKESEIYIDKTLTLLGKGLPVIDGGNKGEILTISADGVVLDGLKIMNVGTSYTKDNAAIRMVKNKDFELRNLVLEKMFFGIYLEKATGGKIINNRIKGDAVDEFGSGNGIHLWYSKNIDIENNDIQQVRDGIYFEFADNCTIKNNYSHDNVRYGLHFMFSNHDVYENNVFENNGAGVAVMFSKFIDMHNNVFRKNWGTASYGLLLKEINDAQIVGNTFEENTIGISVEGTNRIEYSKNNFIGNGWALRIRGAIYGNTFTKNNFLYNSFDLSYNSNLNDNVFDKNYWSEYTGYDLDRDGIGDVPYRPVKLFSYIVNRTPETIILLRSLFMDIIDFSEKVSPVFTPDNLSDDNPLMKRVSGNGEAGLVGIEQ; encoded by the coding sequence ATGAGATTTTGGCAAGGAATATTCTTGTTGTTATATTTGGCCATTGGCGGTTCGCTGCAGGCGCAAACAATCACCATCTGTTCTTCGTGCGAAGTGAAATCCATTAAAAAAGGAATTGAAATCGCTACCGAGGGCGATACGCTTTTGATTCAAAAGGGCATCTATAAGGAATCCGAGATATATATCGACAAAACCTTGACCCTTTTGGGCAAGGGCCTTCCCGTAATCGATGGCGGGAACAAAGGCGAGATTTTAACCATTTCCGCCGATGGGGTCGTGCTAGATGGCCTCAAGATAATGAACGTCGGCACCAGTTACACCAAAGACAATGCGGCCATTCGAATGGTTAAGAATAAAGATTTCGAGCTACGCAACCTGGTGCTTGAAAAAATGTTTTTCGGTATTTATCTTGAAAAAGCCACCGGCGGAAAAATCATAAATAATAGAATAAAGGGTGACGCAGTCGATGAATTCGGCTCGGGCAACGGCATCCATCTTTGGTATTCGAAGAACATTGATATCGAAAACAACGACATCCAACAGGTAAGGGACGGGATCTATTTTGAGTTCGCCGACAACTGTACTATCAAAAATAATTATAGCCACGACAACGTGCGGTACGGACTCCATTTTATGTTTTCGAACCACGATGTGTACGAAAACAACGTTTTCGAGAACAATGGGGCTGGGGTGGCCGTTATGTTCTCCAAATTTATCGACATGCATAATAACGTATTTCGAAAAAATTGGGGTACGGCTTCCTACGGTCTCTTGTTGAAAGAAATCAACGATGCCCAGATCGTCGGTAATACGTTCGAAGAAAATACCATCGGCATCAGCGTAGAGGGAACCAACCGAATCGAGTATAGTAAAAACAACTTTATAGGCAACGGTTGGGCTTTACGGATCAGGGGCGCGATTTACGGTAATACGTTCACCAAGAATAATTTTTTGTATAATTCGTTCGACCTCTCGTATAACAGTAATCTGAACGATAACGTCTTCGATAAAAATTACTGGAGCGAATATACGGGCTACGATCTCGATAGAGATGGCATTGGCGACGTGCCCTACCGTCCGGTCAAATTGTTTTCGTATATCGTTAATCGGACCCCGGAGACCATTATTCTGCTGCGTAGCCTTTTTATGGACATTATCGACTTTTCGGAAAAAGTATCCCCGGTTTTTACGCCCGACAATCTGTCGGATGATAATCCCCTGATGAAAAGGGTGAGCGGCAATGGGGAGGCGGGGCTAGTGGGCATTGAGCAGTAG
- a CDS encoding group III truncated hemoglobin, protein MEKKEIETRDDVQLLVETFYGRIRKDKVLGPIFNGIISDWKEHLSLLTDFWETQLFLTRKYYGNPVTAHQEVDEKMEGKITSEHFGLWLNIWFATIDELFDGERAWIAKNRARKMSTMLYMQIYQHRSP, encoded by the coding sequence ATGGAAAAAAAAGAAATCGAAACTAGGGACGACGTACAACTTTTGGTAGAGACATTCTACGGAAGAATCAGGAAAGATAAAGTCCTTGGTCCCATTTTCAACGGAATAATTTCGGATTGGAAGGAGCACTTAAGCCTGTTGACCGATTTTTGGGAGACCCAACTGTTTTTGACCCGCAAGTATTACGGCAATCCCGTCACCGCCCACCAGGAAGTCGATGAAAAAATGGAGGGTAAAATTACCTCCGAGCACTTCGGATTATGGCTCAATATTTGGTTCGCGACCATTGACGAACTTTTCGACGGCGAAAGGGCGTGGATCGCCAAGAACCGCGCCCGTAAAATGTCCACCATGTTGTATATGCAAATCTATCAGCATCGTTCTCCATGA
- a CDS encoding ABC transporter permease, with translation MLKILKYSFYDLIRSRWSYVYFLFYLALGFVLLFLNNDVSKAVITLMNVIIVLVPLIGTIFGVMYFYNSKEFTELLLAQPVKRSSIFFGQYLGVAGSLSLSLVLGLGIPFVVYGLFRSDAIFDFSLLLVTGAFLTLIFTALSFNIALSNENKIKGFGYAVLVWLFLAVIYDGLFLMSLIIFEKYPLDTFSLVATMFNPIDLSRTLILLKLDISALLGYTGAVFKQFFGTNQGFLVSMLMLVLWTVVPIWRLVAVSKKKDF, from the coding sequence ATGCTTAAGATACTTAAATACAGCTTTTACGACCTTATCCGTAGCCGATGGAGCTACGTCTATTTTCTGTTCTACTTGGCGCTGGGCTTTGTACTGTTGTTCTTGAACAACGATGTCTCGAAGGCCGTCATCACGCTGATGAATGTCATTATCGTATTGGTGCCGCTGATCGGGACCATTTTTGGGGTGATGTACTTTTATAACTCAAAGGAATTTACCGAACTTTTACTGGCCCAGCCCGTTAAGAGGTCTTCCATCTTTTTCGGACAGTACCTAGGGGTGGCGGGTTCGTTGAGTCTGAGCCTTGTACTGGGTCTAGGGATTCCTTTCGTGGTATATGGACTCTTCCGCAGCGACGCCATCTTCGATTTTTCGTTATTGCTGGTCACGGGCGCTTTCTTGACCCTTATCTTTACCGCCTTAAGTTTCAATATTGCCCTCTCGAACGAAAACAAGATCAAGGGATTTGGGTACGCCGTATTGGTGTGGCTATTTTTGGCGGTGATTTACGACGGACTCTTTCTGATGTCGCTGATTATATTCGAGAAATATCCGTTGGATACGTTTTCATTGGTGGCCACCATGTTCAATCCCATCGACCTTTCCCGTACGCTCATCCTGTTAAAATTGGATATTTCCGCGCTTTTAGGATATACCGGAGCGGTCTTCAAACAATTTTTCGGTACGAACCAAGGCTTTCTGGTCTCAATGCTCATGTTGGTATTGTGGACGGTCGTGCCCATATGGCGGTTGGTCGCTGTCTCCAAGAAAAAGGATTTTTAG
- a CDS encoding SCO family protein: MKKLAYILSLFISITSLTSCHPKKKGDLAMMEYQCPMKCLGDETFDEPGSCEVCKMDLQALGSKIKETDEISDLSIYNLPSQWKTQHNTELELKDLKGNVVVMVMIYTTCQSACPRLVADMRGIEAKIPADQKNKVKLVMVSIDPKTDTPARLKEFSVENEMETDQWVFLTGSESDTREFAAVLAVNYKQISPMDFSHSNIISVFDQQGELVHQKEGLGVNHEATVSKILEMAD; the protein is encoded by the coding sequence ATGAAAAAATTAGCCTACATCTTGTCCCTGTTTATCTCTATTACAAGCCTTACGTCTTGCCATCCAAAAAAGAAAGGGGATCTGGCAATGATGGAATACCAATGTCCCATGAAATGTTTGGGGGACGAGACTTTCGACGAACCTGGAAGTTGTGAAGTCTGCAAAATGGACCTGCAAGCCCTGGGATCCAAAATTAAGGAAACCGATGAGATTTCGGACCTCTCCATCTACAACCTGCCCTCGCAATGGAAAACCCAGCACAATACCGAACTCGAGCTAAAGGATCTAAAGGGCAATGTGGTCGTCATGGTGATGATCTATACCACTTGTCAATCGGCATGCCCCAGATTGGTGGCCGATATGCGAGGCATCGAAGCAAAGATACCCGCAGACCAAAAAAATAAGGTGAAACTGGTGATGGTGAGCATAGACCCTAAGACCGATACGCCAGCACGGCTTAAAGAGTTTTCCGTAGAAAATGAAATGGAAACGGACCAATGGGTATTTCTAACGGGTTCGGAATCGGATACCCGTGAGTTTGCCGCGGTTCTCGCCGTAAACTACAAACAAATCTCGCCGATGGACTTTTCCCATTCCAATATCATCAGCGTCTTTGACCAACAAGGCGAACTGGTACACCAAAAAGAAGGGCTGGGTGTAAATCATGAAGCGACCGTTTCAAAAATTTTAGAAATGGCGGATTAG
- a CDS encoding ABC transporter ATP-binding protein, with protein MINIESLYKKFGKNEVLIGLDLQIESGGIFAVLGPNGSGKTTLIKSILGMVVPNEGDISIDGRSIKNKWKYREDISYLPQIANFPGNLKVEELIRMIKDLRQNPSDEQQLVRHFGLEPFLDKKLATLSGGTKQKVNIVLTFMFDNPLIILDEPTTGLDPMALIRLKKLIEAEKNKGKTILVTSHIMQFVEEIADEIVYLLEGKIYFKGSVPALKEQTGQKTVEQAIAAIATPPAHA; from the coding sequence ATGATTAATATAGAATCCCTGTATAAAAAATTCGGCAAGAACGAAGTCCTTATTGGCCTTGACCTCCAAATTGAAAGCGGAGGGATTTTCGCCGTACTGGGTCCCAATGGCTCGGGCAAGACTACTTTGATCAAAAGTATTTTGGGGATGGTGGTGCCCAATGAGGGCGACATTTCAATCGATGGCAGATCCATCAAAAATAAATGGAAATATCGCGAAGATATCAGCTATTTACCCCAGATTGCCAATTTTCCCGGTAATCTAAAGGTAGAGGAGCTGATTCGAATGATTAAAGACCTCCGGCAAAATCCGAGTGACGAACAACAATTGGTACGTCATTTCGGGCTCGAACCCTTCTTGGATAAAAAATTGGCGACACTTTCGGGTGGCACCAAACAAAAGGTGAATATCGTGCTTACCTTTATGTTCGATAACCCCTTGATCATTCTCGATGAGCCTACCACCGGTCTGGACCCCATGGCCTTGATTCGCCTAAAGAAGCTGATCGAAGCGGAAAAGAACAAAGGAAAAACGATTTTGGTAACTTCGCACATCATGCAGTTTGTAGAGGAGATCGCCGACGAGATCGTATATCTTTTGGAAGGCAAAATTTACTTTAAGGGGAGTGTGCCCGCCCTCAAGGAGCAAACGGGCCAAAAAACCGTAGAACAGGCCATTGCGGCCATAGCAACGCCCCCGGCCCATGCTTAA
- a CDS encoding formylglycine-generating enzyme family protein, producing the protein MHSILKNVFVLVSFAAIHTITAQDDMVHIKGGTYTPLYGVDSTAVTIDDFSMDVYPVTNADYLEFLRKFPAWQKSKIIPLFADGSYLADWENDLSYGNQLSADAPVTNVSWFAAKKYCECQGKRLPTIDEWEFAAMADEKTADARKKETYNQKILDWYEAPKTFNNEIGSTFKNYWGIYDLHGLVWEWTMDFNSVLISGESRKDVDKDSNLFCGSAAVGASDLMNYAAFMRYAFRGSMKAKYSVKNLGFRCAMDVPKI; encoded by the coding sequence ATGCATTCCATTTTAAAAAATGTTTTCGTATTGGTAAGTTTCGCTGCCATCCATACCATCACTGCGCAAGACGATATGGTGCATATCAAAGGGGGAACCTACACTCCCTTATACGGGGTAGATTCCACGGCCGTTACAATAGACGATTTTTCCATGGATGTCTATCCCGTTACCAACGCAGACTATTTGGAATTTCTTAGGAAATTTCCGGCTTGGCAAAAAAGTAAGATAATACCCCTGTTCGCCGACGGCAGTTATTTGGCCGATTGGGAGAACGACCTCTCCTATGGAAACCAGCTTTCGGCCGATGCACCCGTTACCAACGTTTCGTGGTTCGCCGCAAAAAAATACTGTGAATGTCAAGGAAAAAGGCTGCCCACCATCGATGAATGGGAGTTTGCGGCAATGGCCGATGAAAAGACCGCCGACGCCAGAAAGAAAGAAACCTACAACCAAAAAATATTGGATTGGTACGAAGCTCCCAAAACCTTTAATAATGAGATAGGGTCAACCTTCAAAAACTATTGGGGTATTTATGACCTGCACGGCTTGGTCTGGGAGTGGACAATGGACTTTAATTCCGTTTTAATCTCTGGAGAATCAAGAAAAGATGTGGATAAAGACAGTAATCTGTTCTGCGGAAGCGCCGCCGTCGGCGCATCAGATCTCATGAACTATGCCGCCTTTATGCGTTATGCCTTTCGGGGAAGTATGAAGGCCAAGTATTCCGTAAAGAACCTAGGCTTTCGTTGCGCAATGGACGTTCCTAAAATTTAG
- a CDS encoding pyridoxamine 5'-phosphate oxidase family protein, producing the protein MEPREPESTTIKNMTTSECLQLLSENYIGRLAYISGRTPHINPITFYHDAEEKCILSYSSPGFKIQAMKKHRPVALQVDDIRSIQEWRSVLVQGNFEELEGSTAKKQLHRFAEGVQRTIAKKDGETPKFIQDFSSRLQERHIPIVYRIHITDIVGKSRRDQE; encoded by the coding sequence ATGGAACCAAGGGAACCAGAAAGCACGACCATAAAGAACATGACTACTTCGGAATGTCTGCAATTGCTGAGTGAGAACTACATCGGTCGTTTGGCATATATTTCGGGCAGAACGCCTCATATCAACCCGATAACCTTTTATCACGATGCCGAGGAAAAGTGCATTTTAAGTTATTCCTCCCCGGGATTCAAAATTCAGGCGATGAAAAAACACAGGCCGGTGGCTTTACAAGTTGACGATATCCGGTCCATACAAGAGTGGCGCTCCGTATTGGTACAGGGCAATTTTGAGGAACTTGAAGGAAGTACCGCAAAGAAGCAGCTGCATCGTTTCGCAGAAGGAGTGCAGCGAACCATTGCAAAGAAAGACGGGGAGACCCCAAAATTTATTCAGGATTTTTCGAGCCGACTTCAAGAGCGGCATATTCCCATTGTGTATCGCATCCATATTACGGATATTGTCGGAAAGTCTAGGAGAGATCAAGAATGA
- a CDS encoding adenosylcobalamin-dependent ribonucleoside-diphosphate reductase, translating to MQTIQFPAPTTTYTQEEAFEAALTYFKGDDLAARVWVNKYALKDSDGNIYERNPDDMHRRIAREIARIEAKYPNPMDEEEVFALIKNFKYIVPQGSPMAGIGNPFQIASLSNCFVVGTDGKSDSYGGIMKIDQEQVQLMKRRGGVGHDLSHIRPKGSPVKNSALTSTGLVPFMERYSNSTREVAQDGRRGALMLSVSINHPDAEDFIDAKMEQGKVTGANVSVRMDDDFMKAVETDGNYIQKFPIHSTKPKYKKEIKAGKLWEKIVHNAWKSAEPGILFWDTIINESVPDCYADQGYKTVSTNPCGEIPLCPYDSCRLLAINLLSYVEDPFTEKASFNFPLFKKHVAAAQRIMDDIIDLELEKVDAILKKIDDDPELEETKMVEYMLWQNIRKKAKEGRRTGIGITAEGDMLAALGLRYGSEKANEFSVEVHKTIALEAYRASVYTARDRGAFELFDAEREKNNPFILRLKDADEKLYYDMLEYGRRNIALLTIAPTGTTSLMTQTTSGIEPVFLPVYKRRRKVNPNDKEVRVDFVDEVGDSWEEYLVFHHQFKAWMLTKGYDTDKKYTQDEINAIIKESPYYKATSNDVDWLSKVRLQGAVQKWVDHSISVTINLPNDVPEALVGQLYVEAWKAGCKGVTVYRDGSRSGVLLSNDDKKEEGRDTLTSFPTKRPQILEADVVRFQNNKEKWIAFIGLIDDKAYEIFTGLADDEDGILIPRWVDKGLIIKNRNEDGSSRYDFQYKNKRGYKTTIEGLSHKFDPEYWNYAKLISSTLRHGMPIEKIVDLIGSLQLDSEQINTWKNGVARALKRYVADGAIAKGQQCSNCNSTNLIYQEGCLTCTDCGSSKCG from the coding sequence ATGCAAACGATCCAATTCCCCGCGCCCACTACGACCTACACTCAAGAAGAAGCTTTTGAAGCCGCCCTGACCTACTTTAAAGGTGACGACCTGGCCGCCCGTGTTTGGGTCAATAAATACGCACTTAAAGATTCCGATGGAAACATCTATGAACGGAACCCCGATGATATGCATCGGAGAATCGCTCGTGAAATTGCGCGAATTGAGGCCAAATATCCAAATCCGATGGACGAGGAAGAGGTCTTCGCCCTGATCAAAAACTTTAAATATATCGTACCACAGGGCAGTCCCATGGCGGGCATCGGCAATCCATTCCAAATCGCCTCACTATCAAACTGCTTTGTAGTAGGTACCGACGGCAAATCGGATTCCTACGGGGGAATAATGAAAATCGATCAAGAACAGGTACAATTGATGAAGCGCCGGGGCGGGGTGGGGCACGACCTATCGCACATCCGACCCAAGGGATCACCGGTCAAGAACTCTGCACTGACCTCGACGGGCCTTGTACCTTTTATGGAACGGTATTCGAATTCTACCCGCGAAGTGGCCCAAGATGGCCGTCGGGGCGCGTTGATGCTATCCGTTTCGATCAACCATCCCGATGCCGAGGATTTCATCGATGCCAAAATGGAACAGGGCAAGGTAACGGGCGCCAATGTTTCCGTACGGATGGACGACGACTTTATGAAAGCTGTTGAAACGGACGGCAACTACATTCAAAAATTTCCCATCCACAGTACCAAACCCAAGTACAAAAAAGAAATTAAAGCCGGCAAACTATGGGAAAAAATAGTCCATAACGCCTGGAAATCCGCCGAACCCGGAATCTTGTTTTGGGATACGATCATCAACGAATCGGTACCGGATTGTTATGCCGACCAAGGCTATAAGACGGTATCCACCAACCCTTGCGGGGAAATCCCCCTTTGCCCCTACGATTCGTGCCGTTTGTTGGCCATCAATCTTTTAAGTTACGTAGAGGATCCATTTACCGAAAAGGCATCCTTTAATTTTCCACTTTTTAAAAAACACGTGGCAGCTGCGCAGCGCATTATGGACGATATCATCGATCTAGAGCTTGAAAAAGTAGATGCCATCCTAAAGAAAATCGACGATGACCCCGAACTGGAAGAAACCAAAATGGTGGAATACATGCTCTGGCAGAACATCAGGAAAAAGGCCAAAGAAGGGCGACGTACGGGAATCGGGATCACTGCGGAAGGTGATATGTTAGCAGCCCTTGGGTTACGCTACGGCAGTGAAAAAGCCAATGAATTTTCCGTTGAAGTACATAAGACCATTGCGCTGGAAGCCTATCGCGCATCGGTATATACGGCACGCGACCGAGGGGCCTTCGAACTGTTCGACGCAGAACGTGAAAAAAACAACCCTTTTATCCTCCGCTTAAAGGATGCCGATGAAAAATTGTACTACGACATGCTCGAATATGGACGGCGGAATATCGCCCTTTTGACCATAGCCCCGACCGGCACCACGAGCCTGATGACCCAGACCACCTCGGGCATTGAACCGGTGTTTCTCCCAGTTTACAAGCGAAGAAGAAAAGTGAATCCCAATGACAAAGAAGTACGGGTCGATTTTGTTGACGAAGTGGGCGACTCTTGGGAAGAGTACTTGGTATTCCACCACCAATTCAAAGCTTGGATGCTCACTAAAGGTTACGACACCGATAAAAAGTATACCCAAGACGAGATCAACGCTATTATTAAAGAATCGCCCTATTACAAAGCTACTTCGAATGATGTGGATTGGCTGAGCAAGGTCCGGTTGCAAGGGGCGGTACAGAAGTGGGTGGACCACTCTATCAGCGTTACCATCAACCTGCCCAACGATGTACCTGAAGCCTTGGTAGGCCAGCTGTACGTGGAGGCTTGGAAAGCGGGATGCAAAGGCGTGACCGTCTACCGTGACGGGTCTCGGTCAGGCGTCCTATTATCCAACGATGACAAAAAAGAAGAGGGCAGAGATACCCTGACGTCGTTCCCCACCAAGCGCCCGCAGATCTTAGAGGCCGATGTGGTACGTTTTCAGAACAACAAGGAAAAATGGATTGCGTTCATCGGACTTATTGACGATAAAGCTTACGAAATCTTTACCGGATTGGCCGATGATGAAGACGGTATTTTAATACCCCGTTGGGTGGACAAGGGATTGATCATTAAAAACCGAAATGAGGACGGGTCTTCCCGATACGATTTTCAGTACAAGAACAAGAGAGGCTATAAGACCACTATCGAAGGCCTATCCCATAAATTCGATCCCGAATATTGGAATTATGCCAAGCTGATATCCAGTACCCTTCGCCACGGCATGCCCATCGAGAAAATCGTCGATCTTATTGGTAGCCTACAACTTGACAGCGAGCAGATAAACACTTGGAAAAACGGGGTGGCCCGGGCATTGAAAAGATATGTAGCCGATGGTGCCATAGCAAAAGGACAGCAATGTAGCAACTGCAACTCGACCAACCTGATCTATCAGGAAGGATGTTTGACCTGCACCGATTGTGGGTCTTCGAAATGTGGATAA
- a CDS encoding GTP-binding protein → MKALSNEIALRPRFQLELATTKETLLSAFESSEKEPFLVKRSDDHIFIKFNDENTSFWSPQLQLEIVEPDDSDTSGSMLYGVFGPNPTLWTFFMFLHFGVATIFVILGIWAYSSASLDRPYGLQLGLMSFMVMLWFVLYAFGRAGRHKGKPQMQELYRFMREVLGR, encoded by the coding sequence ATGAAAGCGCTATCCAATGAAATCGCCCTCCGGCCCAGGTTTCAGCTGGAGCTTGCCACTACCAAAGAAACCCTGCTATCTGCATTTGAATCTTCCGAAAAAGAACCATTTTTGGTCAAACGTAGCGACGATCATATTTTTATCAAGTTCAATGACGAAAACACAAGTTTTTGGTCACCGCAATTGCAACTTGAAATCGTAGAACCGGACGATTCGGACACCAGCGGAAGCATGCTTTACGGAGTGTTTGGTCCCAATCCTACGCTATGGACGTTCTTTATGTTCCTACATTTTGGGGTGGCCACCATTTTTGTTATCTTAGGTATATGGGCGTATTCAAGCGCTTCGTTAGATCGGCCATACGGACTTCAATTGGGGCTGATGAGTTTTATGGTCATGCTCTGGTTCGTTCTCTATGCCTTTGGAAGGGCGGGTCGACATAAAGGCAAACCACAGATGCAGGAACTCTATCGATTTATGAGGGAGGTTCTTGGCCGATAA